In Kineococcus rhizosphaerae, a single window of DNA contains:
- a CDS encoding SIS domain-containing protein yields the protein MSAFDEALLADGDALAAADVGGVLRALASSGAQVREALDLSAEAAVARLADDDRPRAVVIAALAGSSAVADLVQALAGRNCPVPVVVRHGGPLPSWVGPLDLVVAVSLSGRAPGPLTLAVEASRRGARVVTVAGEGSPLAEIGARSGNVQVVPARGVRADGGDPRSSRVALWSLATPVLLACDALGLLQASPADLAGVADRLDAEAEASRPWTETFVNPAKALAAELAGAVPVVLGDGHLMAAAARRAAGMLARTSRVPAVSGALPDDASEVVATFGGPFATGAAADVDPVFADPFLDGPAGPRMRLVVLRDAPTAVSDEDRRLADAITTTAADAGVRTSELVADDGTPAQRLAQLIARTDFASTYLALACGVDPARSPHVADLKDRLG from the coding sequence GTGAGCGCCTTCGACGAGGCCCTCCTGGCCGACGGGGACGCCCTGGCGGCCGCCGACGTCGGGGGAGTGCTGCGGGCGCTGGCCAGCTCCGGCGCCCAGGTCCGCGAGGCCCTGGACCTGTCCGCCGAGGCGGCGGTGGCGCGGCTGGCCGACGACGACCGGCCCCGGGCCGTGGTCATCGCCGCGCTGGCCGGCAGCTCCGCCGTGGCCGACCTCGTCCAGGCCCTCGCCGGCCGCAACTGCCCCGTGCCGGTCGTCGTCCGGCACGGCGGCCCGCTGCCCAGCTGGGTCGGCCCGCTCGACCTCGTCGTGGCCGTCTCGCTGTCCGGGCGCGCGCCCGGGCCGCTGACCCTGGCCGTGGAGGCCTCCCGCCGCGGCGCCCGGGTCGTCACGGTCGCGGGGGAGGGTTCCCCGCTGGCCGAGATCGGCGCCCGCAGCGGCAACGTGCAGGTCGTCCCGGCCCGCGGGGTGCGCGCCGACGGGGGCGACCCCCGCTCGTCCCGCGTCGCCCTGTGGTCGCTGGCGACGCCCGTGCTGCTGGCCTGCGACGCCCTGGGGCTGCTGCAGGCCTCCCCGGCCGACCTCGCCGGCGTCGCCGACCGCCTGGACGCCGAGGCCGAGGCGTCCCGGCCCTGGACGGAGACGTTCGTGAACCCGGCGAAGGCGCTCGCGGCCGAGCTGGCCGGTGCGGTGCCCGTGGTCCTCGGCGACGGGCACCTGATGGCCGCCGCGGCGCGCCGGGCCGCCGGGATGCTCGCGCGCACCTCCCGCGTCCCGGCGGTCAGCGGGGCCCTGCCCGACGACGCCAGCGAGGTCGTCGCGACCTTCGGCGGCCCCTTCGCCACGGGTGCCGCGGCGGACGTCGACCCGGTCTTCGCCGACCCCTTCCTCGACGGCCCGGCCGGTCCGCGGATGCGGCTGGTCGTCCTGCGCGACGCGCCCACCGCCGTCTCCGACGAGGACCGGCGGCTGGCCGACGCCATCACGACCACGGCCGCCGACGCCGGGGTCCGCACCTCCGAGCTGGTGGCCGACGACGGGACCCCCGCCCAGCGGCTCGCGCAGCTGATCGCGCGCACCGACTTCGCCTCGACGTACCTGGCGCTGGCCTGCGGCGTCGACCCGGCGCGGTCCCCGCACGTGGCCGACCTCAAGGACCGGCTGGGGTAG
- a CDS encoding Trm112 family protein — MTQADWVLELLRCPLTGQTLAPVTLDGQEFLQTPSGIRYPVLDGVPVLLVDAAIQPGTQP, encoded by the coding sequence ATGACGCAGGCCGACTGGGTCCTGGAACTGCTGCGCTGCCCGCTGACGGGACAGACCCTCGCACCGGTGACGCTCGACGGGCAGGAGTTCCTCCAGACCCCCTCGGGCATCCGGTACCCCGTGCTCGACGGGGTCCCCGTCCTGCTCGTCGACGCCGCGATCCAGCCCGGGACCCAGCCGTGA
- a CDS encoding phosphomannomutase/phosphoglucomutase, translated as MTAPTRNLSSVIKAYDVRGTVPDQLDADVVRAIGAAFAEVVVLPEHAGEGSPKAVIGYDMRPSSPELSRAFADGLASRGVDVTVIGLCSTDGLYFASGFLGIPGAMFTASHNPARYNGIKMCRAAARPVGQDSGLTAVRELAQRWLDAGEVPAGGDGRVGTVDEQDLLKAYAHHLRSLVDLTGGRPLKVVIDAGNGMGGFTAPAVLGTDAGLGALPLDVVPLYFELDGTFPNHEANPLDPKNLLDLQRAVPQHGADLGLAFDGDADRCFVVDEKGDPVSPSAVTAMVARREIAKEVRAGREPVVIHNLITSRAVPELIAADGGKPVRTRVGHSFIKEQMASEGAVFGGEHSAHYYFREFWSADTGMLAAMHVLAALAEQDRPLSELAAEYEKYVASGEINSTVDDAAATTERVVAAVSERAAAEGEELEIDRLDGVTVFHPASAKEPMWWFNLRASNTEPLLRLNAEGADEATMTQVRDRVLGLVRGENR; from the coding sequence GTGACCGCCCCGACCAGGAACCTGTCGTCCGTCATCAAGGCCTACGACGTCCGGGGCACCGTCCCGGACCAGCTCGACGCCGACGTGGTCCGCGCCATCGGCGCCGCCTTCGCCGAGGTCGTCGTCCTGCCCGAGCACGCCGGGGAAGGGTCTCCCAAGGCCGTCATCGGCTACGACATGCGGCCCTCCTCCCCGGAGCTGTCCCGCGCCTTCGCCGACGGCCTCGCCTCCCGCGGCGTCGACGTCACCGTCATCGGCCTGTGCTCCACCGACGGGCTGTACTTCGCCAGCGGGTTCCTGGGCATCCCCGGGGCCATGTTCACCGCCAGCCACAACCCGGCCCGGTACAACGGGATCAAGATGTGCCGCGCCGCGGCCAGGCCCGTCGGGCAGGACTCGGGCCTGACCGCCGTCCGCGAGCTCGCGCAGCGCTGGCTGGACGCCGGCGAGGTCCCCGCCGGCGGTGACGGCCGCGTCGGCACCGTCGACGAGCAGGACCTGCTGAAGGCCTACGCCCACCACCTGCGCTCCCTGGTCGACCTGACCGGCGGCCGGCCGCTGAAGGTCGTCATCGACGCCGGCAACGGCATGGGCGGGTTCACCGCCCCCGCGGTCCTGGGCACCGACGCCGGCCTGGGCGCGCTGCCGCTGGACGTCGTCCCGCTCTACTTCGAGCTCGACGGGACGTTCCCGAACCACGAGGCCAACCCCCTGGACCCGAAGAACCTCCTCGACCTGCAGCGGGCCGTCCCGCAGCACGGCGCGGACCTGGGCCTGGCCTTCGACGGCGACGCCGACCGCTGCTTCGTCGTGGACGAGAAGGGCGACCCGGTCAGCCCCAGCGCGGTCACCGCGATGGTGGCCCGCCGCGAGATCGCCAAGGAGGTCCGCGCCGGCCGCGAACCCGTCGTCATCCACAACCTCATCACCTCCCGCGCCGTCCCCGAGCTCATCGCCGCCGACGGCGGCAAACCCGTCCGCACGCGCGTCGGGCACTCCTTCATCAAGGAGCAGATGGCCTCCGAGGGCGCGGTCTTCGGCGGGGAGCACTCCGCCCACTACTACTTCCGCGAGTTCTGGTCCGCCGACACCGGCATGCTCGCCGCGATGCACGTCCTGGCGGCCCTGGCCGAGCAGGACCGCCCGCTGTCCGAGCTGGCCGCCGAGTACGAGAAGTACGTCGCCAGCGGCGAGATCAACTCCACCGTCGACGACGCGGCCGCCACCACCGAGCGCGTCGTCGCCGCCGTCAGCGAACGCGCTGCGGCAGAAGGCGAGGAGCTCGAGATCGACCGCCTCGACGGGGTGACGGTGTTCCACCCGGCCTCCGCGAAGGAGCCCATGTGGTGGTTCAACCTGCGCGCCTCGAACACCGAGCCCCTGCTGCGGCTGAACGCCGAGGGGGCCGACGAGGCGACCATGACCCAGGTGCGCGACCGCGTCCTGGGACTCGTGCGGGGGGAGAACCGATGA
- a CDS encoding DUF3499 domain-containing protein, producing the protein MTTRSPGTNASRPGAGRPAAPSARRCSRTACGKTAVATLTYVYSDSTAVLGPLATFAEPHTYDLCADHAERLTAPRGWEVVRLAPELLEAAKHHDDLDALVDAVRDQPRTHGAAARGIDPDAPAVRRSHLRVIADEQ; encoded by the coding sequence GTGACCACCCGCAGCCCAGGGACGAACGCCTCCCGCCCGGGAGCCGGCCGCCCCGCCGCACCCAGTGCCCGACGCTGTTCGCGGACCGCGTGCGGGAAGACCGCGGTCGCCACCCTGACGTACGTGTACTCCGACTCCACGGCCGTCCTCGGGCCGCTGGCCACGTTCGCCGAGCCCCACACCTACGACCTGTGCGCCGACCACGCCGAACGCCTCACCGCGCCCCGCGGCTGGGAGGTCGTCCGGCTGGCCCCCGAGCTGCTCGAGGCCGCCAAGCACCACGACGACCTCGACGCCCTCGTCGACGCCGTCCGGGACCAGCCCCGCACCCACGGCGCCGCCGCGCGGGGCATCGACCCCGACGCCCCGGCCGTGCGCCGCTCCCACCTGCGCGTCATCGCCGACGAGCAGTAG
- a CDS encoding metallopeptidase family protein: MVLRRRAQTRHRRRRDRHGRGLRGPLLPASLPAARTRAERFDDLVLDAVELLERRWAEQLAGVEFAVEDVPPSDPAPWEDDVVPLGRLFPAQGQRPARVVLYRRPLETRADGDELDDLVADVVVEQVAHLLELPPEDVDPRYTD, translated from the coding sequence GTGGTCCTCCGACGCCGGGCTCAGACCCGCCACCGCCGACGCCGAGACCGGCACGGCCGCGGGCTGCGCGGCCCCCTGCTGCCCGCCTCGCTGCCGGCGGCGCGCACCCGCGCGGAACGCTTCGACGACCTGGTCCTGGACGCCGTGGAGCTGCTCGAACGCCGCTGGGCCGAGCAGCTGGCGGGCGTCGAGTTCGCCGTCGAGGACGTGCCCCCCTCCGACCCCGCCCCGTGGGAGGACGACGTCGTGCCGCTGGGCCGGCTGTTCCCCGCGCAGGGGCAGCGCCCGGCCCGGGTCGTGCTGTACCGCCGGCCGCTGGAGACGCGCGCCGACGGCGACGAGCTCGACGACCTGGTCGCCGACGTCGTGGTGGAGCAGGTGGCCCACCTCCTCGAACTGCCGCCCGAGGACGTGGACCCCCGCTACACCGACTGA
- a CDS encoding DEAD/DEAH box helicase produces MAPARSGPWSATSPAPLRRLPAAATRLLTAWADLDRFEAPDVPMRGGDYHHVDAFPAHEPAVWPPATVKAPGSGSQVRCTQVLVGCIPVPEVEDALDRVFGDLRLQAHGLKPRRGGASVPAHTCRASFLLDETGRPLPDSFDHAVLLDFVRHVEHEVRGGRGVDDVVRTGLGKLDVFQQELRERWGKAIEGSRASSPFAAVQQCLAAVEAGGSRNHRVSVTWIERDSEPPRLLPAFFHDDLEAAATGPTSALLHHYLQGDQASAPPGAVDVRAGEHPAVDLLDPALLPRAAWPSEHLPRLSQQIALTALLNGQAPVSGVNGPPGTGKTTFLRDVYANVITDRAGVLVTCADPAAAFGKGRTVDLGGTETGYCYAPPADARGFEMLVASSNNAAVENVTREIPDLEALGKTHRENTTYFRTVTGAETVQKTVKKKGAVASTLDRAPEEVTRPGLLPEGKQAWGLGAAALGSRDRVGAFQQVLDPYTGDSTPWHHLFAELTRPGPLTWQQARRNFHDRRRAVDEAIEQLQRTRQEVTRLPLLQSARDEAARTVEAHRGDLAAARTAVTTLANAADRADTGLSEARARLTESAAGRPGRLARTFGSGAARAWQRERDAAVTAEETASRAADGAHRALDEAREEETSVRTLLGVSIDALAAAQTRLAQAQTAAGALDPERHVDDERWWRRSVEDRELGTAWVDESLQRLRIELFQAALAVHEAFARAAHKQVRGNLRLWFALQNGKVADHEIPAVAPDVWASLFLVVPLVSTTFASVARLLQHVPSGSLGWLIVDEAGQATPGAAVGAMGRFRRAVVVGDPQQLEPVVTLPRQLIRQLMTTRGADLDFSPHRTSVQRLADAVTTRGTTRLGKWIGLPLIVHNRCDDVMFSIANRMAYQDAMIQGRTRPVRDDAAALGPSCWIDVVGPVDGHVGAQDWAAVRSILDRIDWTAPADEEHPPLSVAVISPFRDAVAQLSTRVPAHLKALLPRDWSAERVKKTLARVEVGTVHTFQGKEHDVVLLVLGGGSAGARSWAAETPNLLNVAVTRAKDRLFVIASYENWRGAGHAGTLASMLPRVPFTPV; encoded by the coding sequence ATGGCCCCAGCGCGTTCAGGTCCGTGGTCGGCCACGTCGCCGGCTCCGCTGCGTCGCCTGCCCGCCGCCGCGACCCGCCTGCTGACGGCGTGGGCGGACCTGGACCGTTTCGAGGCCCCCGACGTCCCGATGCGCGGTGGGGACTACCACCACGTCGACGCCTTTCCCGCCCACGAGCCGGCCGTCTGGCCCCCGGCGACGGTCAAGGCCCCGGGATCGGGGTCTCAGGTCCGGTGCACGCAGGTGCTGGTGGGATGCATCCCGGTCCCCGAGGTGGAGGACGCCTTGGACCGGGTCTTCGGTGACCTGCGCCTGCAGGCGCACGGTCTCAAGCCCCGCCGGGGCGGGGCGTCGGTCCCGGCCCACACGTGCCGAGCCTCGTTCCTGCTCGACGAGACGGGCAGGCCCCTGCCGGACTCCTTCGACCACGCGGTGCTGCTGGACTTCGTGCGTCACGTCGAGCACGAGGTGCGCGGTGGGCGCGGGGTCGACGACGTGGTCCGCACCGGCCTGGGCAAGCTGGACGTCTTCCAGCAGGAGCTGCGCGAGCGGTGGGGGAAGGCGATCGAGGGCAGCCGCGCCTCGTCGCCGTTCGCCGCTGTGCAGCAGTGCCTGGCGGCCGTCGAGGCGGGGGGCAGCAGGAACCACCGGGTGTCGGTGACGTGGATCGAGCGCGACAGCGAACCTCCGCGTCTGCTGCCGGCGTTCTTCCACGACGACTTGGAAGCCGCCGCCACCGGGCCGACCTCCGCCCTGCTGCACCACTACCTGCAGGGGGACCAGGCGAGCGCCCCTCCGGGAGCCGTCGACGTGCGGGCCGGTGAGCACCCTGCCGTGGACCTGCTGGACCCCGCGCTGCTGCCTCGCGCGGCCTGGCCGAGCGAGCACCTCCCCCGCTTGTCCCAGCAGATCGCCCTCACGGCCCTGCTGAACGGGCAGGCGCCGGTGTCGGGGGTGAACGGTCCGCCGGGGACGGGCAAGACGACGTTCCTGCGCGACGTGTACGCCAACGTCATCACCGACCGCGCCGGTGTCCTGGTCACCTGCGCCGATCCCGCCGCCGCGTTCGGCAAGGGGCGCACGGTCGACCTGGGCGGCACCGAGACCGGCTACTGCTACGCCCCTCCCGCTGACGCTCGCGGCTTCGAGATGCTCGTGGCCTCCAGCAACAACGCCGCCGTCGAGAACGTCACCCGGGAGATCCCCGACCTGGAGGCGCTGGGCAAGACCCACCGCGAGAACACCACCTACTTCCGCACCGTCACCGGAGCCGAGACCGTCCAGAAGACGGTCAAGAAGAAGGGCGCAGTCGCCTCGACCCTAGACCGGGCCCCGGAAGAAGTGACCCGCCCGGGGTTGCTGCCCGAGGGCAAGCAGGCGTGGGGTCTGGGCGCAGCCGCCCTCGGCAGCCGGGACCGCGTCGGCGCCTTCCAGCAGGTCCTGGACCCCTACACCGGGGACAGCACGCCGTGGCACCACCTGTTCGCCGAGCTCACCCGCCCCGGGCCCCTCACCTGGCAACAGGCCCGGCGGAACTTCCACGACAGGCGCCGCGCCGTCGACGAAGCGATCGAGCAGCTGCAGCGGACCCGTCAGGAGGTGACCCGGCTCCCGCTGCTGCAGTCCGCCCGCGACGAGGCCGCCCGGACCGTGGAGGCGCACCGCGGTGACCTGGCTGCCGCCCGCACCGCGGTCACCACACTCGCGAATGCAGCTGATCGGGCCGACACCGGCCTGTCGGAAGCACGCGCCCGCCTCACCGAGAGCGCCGCGGGGCGACCGGGCCGGCTGGCCAGGACCTTCGGCAGCGGGGCGGCCCGGGCGTGGCAGCGTGAACGCGACGCCGCCGTCACGGCCGAGGAGACGGCCTCGCGTGCGGCCGACGGCGCCCACCGGGCTCTCGACGAGGCCCGTGAGGAGGAGACGTCCGTCCGCACGCTGCTGGGGGTGTCCATCGACGCCCTCGCCGCCGCCCAGACCCGCCTCGCGCAGGCGCAGACCGCCGCCGGTGCCCTGGACCCCGAGCGTCACGTCGACGACGAACGGTGGTGGCGACGCAGCGTCGAGGACCGTGAACTGGGCACCGCGTGGGTCGACGAGTCGCTGCAGCGCCTGCGGATCGAGTTGTTCCAGGCCGCCCTCGCCGTCCACGAGGCGTTCGCCCGCGCCGCCCACAAGCAGGTCCGCGGAAACCTGCGGCTGTGGTTCGCCCTGCAGAACGGCAAGGTCGCCGACCACGAGATCCCCGCCGTGGCCCCGGACGTGTGGGCCTCGCTGTTCCTGGTGGTCCCGCTGGTCTCCACGACGTTCGCCTCGGTGGCCCGCCTGCTGCAGCACGTGCCGTCGGGATCGCTGGGTTGGCTCATCGTCGACGAAGCGGGGCAGGCCACCCCCGGTGCAGCGGTCGGGGCGATGGGCCGTTTCCGGCGCGCGGTCGTCGTCGGTGATCCGCAACAGCTCGAACCGGTGGTGACCCTGCCCCGTCAGCTCATCCGTCAGCTCATGACCACTCGCGGGGCCGACCTGGATTTCAGCCCCCACCGGACCTCGGTGCAGCGACTGGCCGACGCCGTCACCACGCGGGGCACGACTCGGCTGGGGAAGTGGATCGGGCTGCCCCTGATCGTGCACAACCGCTGCGACGACGTCATGTTCAGCATCGCCAACCGCATGGCCTACCAGGACGCGATGATCCAAGGCCGAACCCGTCCGGTCCGCGACGACGCCGCGGCCCTGGGACCGAGCTGCTGGATCGACGTGGTGGGCCCCGTCGACGGGCACGTCGGCGCTCAGGACTGGGCCGCGGTGCGTTCCATCCTGGACCGCATCGACTGGACGGCCCCCGCCGACGAGGAACACCCTCCGTTGAGCGTGGCCGTGATCAGCCCGTTCCGCGACGCCGTCGCCCAGCTGTCGACCCGCGTGCCGGCCCACCTGAAGGCCCTGCTCCCCCGGGACTGGTCGGCGGAACGGGTGAAGAAGACCCTGGCCCGCGTCGAGGTCGGCACCGTCCACACCTTCCAGGGCAAGGAGCACGACGTCGTCCTGCTGGTCCTGGGTGGGGGCAGCGCCGGTGCCCGGTCGTGGGCGGCGGAAACCCCGAACCTGCTCAACGTGGCCGTGACGCGAGCCAAGGACCGGCTCTTCGTGATCGCCTCGTACGAGAACTGGCGCGGCGCGGGGCACGCCGGCACCCTCGCCTCGATGCTGCCCCGGGTGCCCTTCACACCGGTCTGA
- a CDS encoding GTP-binding protein produces MSLHSDVRPAAAAPSAPAKRPPIPVKILVSGGFGVGKTTTVGALSEIEPLSTEAAMTSASVGVDYAGEGSEKTTTTVAMDFGRVTIDESIILYMFGTPGQDRFGFMWNDLADGALGGIVLVDPSRIDDCFVALDYFEKIGLPFVLAVNSFAGRSQLSLEQVRAAANVDPAVPVVALDARQREDVKRAVLTLLQLILSRARAA; encoded by the coding sequence GTGTCGCTGCACTCTGACGTCCGCCCCGCCGCGGCGGCCCCCTCGGCCCCCGCCAAGCGCCCCCCGATCCCCGTCAAGATCCTCGTCTCCGGCGGCTTCGGCGTCGGCAAGACGACGACCGTGGGCGCGCTGTCCGAGATCGAGCCGCTGAGCACCGAGGCGGCCATGACGTCCGCCTCGGTGGGCGTGGACTACGCGGGGGAGGGCAGCGAGAAGACCACGACGACGGTCGCGATGGACTTCGGCCGCGTCACGATCGACGAGAGCATCATCCTGTACATGTTCGGCACGCCCGGGCAGGACCGGTTCGGCTTCATGTGGAACGACCTCGCCGACGGCGCCCTCGGGGGCATCGTCCTGGTCGACCCCAGCCGCATCGACGACTGCTTCGTCGCGCTGGACTACTTCGAGAAGATCGGCCTGCCGTTCGTGCTGGCCGTCAACTCCTTCGCGGGCCGTTCCCAGCTGTCGCTGGAGCAGGTGCGCGCGGCGGCGAACGTCGACCCGGCCGTGCCGGTCGTCGCCCTCGACGCCCGCCAGCGCGAGGACGTCAAGCGCGCTGTCCTGACGCTGCTGCAGCTCATCCTGTCCCGGGCCCGCGCGGCCTGA
- a CDS encoding DUF742 domain-containing protein — protein MSPAGFDPEDVDEFDEFDRPFLGGAAAPAAPTASSSATAEEEDGEVRAYLLTGGRTGGGAAGIAMETTAVLTPVGEFAVAGGTLPFELGQVAATCAQARSVAEVAALVGIPLGVAQVLVGDLVARELLITTSTAKSLAFDVSFIERLITGVAAL, from the coding sequence GTGAGCCCGGCCGGGTTCGACCCCGAGGACGTCGACGAGTTCGACGAGTTCGACCGCCCGTTCCTCGGGGGTGCTGCGGCCCCGGCCGCTCCCACCGCCTCCTCCTCCGCGACCGCGGAGGAGGAGGACGGGGAGGTGCGCGCCTACCTGCTCACGGGGGGCCGCACCGGCGGCGGCGCGGCCGGCATCGCCATGGAGACCACCGCCGTCCTCACCCCGGTGGGGGAGTTCGCGGTGGCGGGCGGGACGCTCCCGTTCGAACTGGGCCAGGTCGCCGCGACCTGCGCCCAGGCCCGGTCCGTGGCCGAGGTCGCCGCCCTCGTCGGCATCCCGCTGGGGGTGGCCCAGGTGCTGGTCGGCGACCTCGTCGCCCGAGAACTGCTCATCACGACGTCCACCGCGAAGTCCCTCGCGTTCGACGTCTCGTTCATCGAGAGGTTGATCACCGGTGTCGCTGCACTCTGA
- a CDS encoding roadblock/LC7 domain-containing protein, producing MSVNVTTANVSQNAQDVNFLLERFVDQTPGVEQAIGVSSDGLLMTMKADLARADADKLAATVSGLTTLAVSASRLLSKGPLSQVITEFGAGYLLVSSIAGRACLGVVTSADCDLGLVGYETTMLVERVGSLLTPELVTELKTSLQL from the coding sequence ATGAGCGTCAACGTCACCACTGCGAACGTCAGCCAGAACGCGCAGGACGTCAACTTCCTGCTCGAGCGGTTCGTCGACCAGACCCCCGGTGTCGAACAGGCCATCGGCGTCTCCTCCGACGGCCTGCTCATGACGATGAAGGCCGACCTGGCCCGCGCCGACGCCGACAAGCTCGCGGCGACCGTCTCGGGTCTGACGACCCTGGCGGTCTCGGCCTCCCGGCTGCTGTCCAAGGGCCCGCTGAGCCAGGTCATCACCGAGTTCGGCGCGGGGTACCTGCTGGTGTCCTCGATCGCCGGGCGCGCCTGCCTGGGCGTCGTCACCTCCGCCGACTGCGACCTGGGCCTGGTCGGCTACGAGACGACGATGCTCGTCGAGCGCGTCGGCTCGCTCCTGACCCCCGAGCTCGTCACCGAGCTCAAGACCTCGCTGCAGCTGTGA
- a CDS encoding HAMP domain-containing protein, protein MTFLLRRVRVGARFAIAFGVILALTLLTGAVAFIGSNEQSKTVQQTRDASRLVKYVDQQRYYDADISGWQAAYAWDTYRIGVDGALADDNPNRARYLQDRTDLVTALKSAPLNLMTAQEKALNVELIGLWDQFIDYDNRAVIAYQEGRTADAEEHILQGGYPVYQQILTEMDKLETSVTARSAAAEAHAAHVAQVARAFIIGFAVLAVVLVALMLVALVRTVVTPLRQLTQRADEVASERLPQAIAQIQVMAADATPPTLPAFAVTTKDELADLAVAFNHVQDSALDLAVEQHRADRAAAEMLVNLGRRNQNLLSRTLAFLSDLERSERDPQVLEKLFKLDHLSTRVRRNAESMLVLAGADQTRAKSRPVKVSSVVRAALAEIEDYPRVDLARFDDLTLHGSAAADITHLLAELLENATAFSAGSTRVVVTGVAQSEGGFRLSIADSGIGMGSDELAVANSRIANAALTRPDSKLLGHHVVGLLADRWNLSVTLSAGAAGGVVAVVDLPPTLFVAAPVDPVQEIAAEIAAEVPVQPVTQPVVPVAEPALVAAVAAVQAVEPVAPVQPVVPVQPVASAAPVAPAAPVVPAPAPVQPAPSVPAQPSARVRGAQLGELGRDLGRTAETGQGPQVAALPADAVVPTVPTRVRGAQLPDTGDDAAATATTQRSAEQVRRGLSGLQSGVSRARRDSAAQSTDPTTESE, encoded by the coding sequence ATGACCTTCCTGTTGCGCCGCGTCCGGGTGGGCGCGCGCTTCGCCATCGCGTTCGGGGTGATCCTCGCGCTGACGCTGCTGACGGGGGCCGTCGCCTTCATCGGGAGCAACGAGCAGTCCAAGACCGTGCAGCAGACGCGCGACGCGTCCCGGCTGGTGAAGTACGTCGACCAGCAGCGGTACTACGACGCCGACATCAGCGGCTGGCAGGCCGCCTACGCGTGGGACACCTACCGCATCGGCGTCGACGGCGCGCTGGCCGACGACAACCCGAACCGCGCGCGCTACCTGCAGGACCGCACCGACCTCGTCACGGCCCTCAAGAGCGCCCCGCTGAACCTCATGACGGCCCAGGAGAAGGCCCTCAACGTCGAGCTCATCGGCCTGTGGGACCAGTTCATCGACTACGACAACCGCGCCGTCATCGCCTACCAGGAAGGGCGCACCGCCGACGCCGAGGAGCACATCCTGCAGGGCGGCTACCCCGTCTACCAGCAGATCCTCACCGAGATGGACAAGCTGGAGACGTCCGTCACCGCCCGCAGCGCCGCCGCCGAGGCCCACGCCGCCCACGTCGCGCAGGTCGCCCGGGCCTTCATCATCGGCTTCGCCGTCCTGGCCGTCGTCCTCGTGGCCCTCATGCTCGTCGCCCTGGTCCGCACCGTCGTCACGCCGCTGCGCCAGCTCACCCAGCGCGCCGACGAGGTCGCCTCCGAGCGCCTGCCGCAGGCCATCGCCCAGATCCAGGTCATGGCCGCCGACGCGACCCCGCCGACGCTGCCGGCCTTCGCCGTCACCACCAAGGACGAGCTGGCCGACCTTGCCGTCGCCTTCAACCACGTCCAGGACAGCGCCCTGGACCTGGCCGTGGAGCAGCACCGCGCCGACCGCGCCGCCGCCGAGATGCTCGTCAACCTCGGCCGCCGCAACCAGAACCTGCTCAGCCGCACCCTGGCCTTCCTGTCCGACCTCGAACGCAGCGAGCGCGACCCGCAGGTCCTGGAGAAGCTGTTCAAGCTCGACCACCTGTCCACCCGCGTCCGCCGCAACGCCGAGTCGATGCTCGTCCTGGCCGGCGCCGACCAGACCCGTGCGAAGTCGCGCCCGGTGAAGGTCTCCAGCGTCGTGCGCGCCGCCCTCGCCGAGATCGAGGACTACCCCCGCGTCGACCTGGCGCGCTTCGACGACCTCACGCTGCACGGCAGCGCGGCCGCCGACATCACCCACCTGCTGGCCGAGCTCCTGGAGAACGCCACGGCCTTCTCGGCGGGCAGCACCCGCGTCGTCGTCACCGGCGTGGCGCAGTCCGAGGGCGGTTTCCGCCTCAGCATCGCCGACTCCGGCATCGGGATGGGTTCCGACGAGCTCGCCGTGGCCAACAGCCGCATCGCGAACGCGGCCCTGACGCGCCCCGACTCCAAGCTCCTCGGCCACCACGTCGTCGGCCTGCTGGCCGACCGGTGGAACCTGTCCGTGACCCTCAGCGCCGGCGCGGCCGGCGGGGTCGTGGCGGTCGTCGACCTGCCGCCGACGCTGTTCGTCGCCGCCCCGGTCGACCCGGTCCAGGAGATCGCGGCCGAGATCGCGGCCGAGGTGCCGGTCCAGCCGGTCACCCAGCCCGTCGTCCCCGTCGCCGAGCCCGCCCTGGTCGCGGCCGTCGCCGCCGTCCAGGCGGTCGAGCCCGTCGCCCCGGTCCAGCCGGTCGTCCCGGTCCAGCCCGTCGCCTCGGCGGCCCCGGTCGCCCCGGCGGCCCCGGTCGTGCCGGCCCCCGCCCCGGTGCAGCCGGCCCCCTCGGTCCCGGCGCAGCCGTCGGCGCGGGTGCGCGGCGCCCAGCTCGGCGAGCTCGGTCGCGACCTCGGCCGCACGGCCGAGACCGGCCAGGGCCCGCAGGTGGCCGCGCTGCCGGCCGACGCGGTCGTGCCCACGGTCCCCACCCGGGTCCGCGGGGCGCAGCTGCCCGACACCGGTGACGACGCCGCGGCGACCGCCACCACCCAGCGCTCGGCCGAGCAGGTCCGCCGCGGCCTGTCCGGCCTGCAGAGCGGTGTCTCCCGCGCCCGCCGCGACAGCGCCGCCCAGTCCACCGACCCGACCACCGAGAGCGAGTGA